From the genome of Triticum aestivum cultivar Chinese Spring chromosome 3B, IWGSC CS RefSeq v2.1, whole genome shotgun sequence, one region includes:
- the LOC123070360 gene encoding ras-related protein Rab7: MSTSRRRTLLKVIVLGDSGVGKTSLMNQYVHNKFSQQYKATIGADFVTKEVLIEDRLVTLQIWDTAGQERFQSLGVAFYRGADCCVLVYDVNVNKSFDTLNTWHDEFLNQASPSDPKTFPFILLGNKIDVDGGKSRVVSEKKAMEWCSSKGNIPYYETSAKEDYNVDEAFLSVAKLALEHERDQDIYFQTVADPVPETEQRGGCAC, from the exons ATGTCGACCTCGCGCAGGAGGACCCTCCTCAAGGTCATCGTCCTGGGCGACAGCGG GGTCGGGAAGACGTCGCTGATGAACCA ATATGTTCACAACAAGTTTAGTCAGCAGTACAAAGCTACCATTGGCGCGGATTTCGTCACCAAGGAAGTCCTCATTGAAGACAGGCTTGTCACATTGCAG ATCTGGGACACCGCCGGGCAGGAGAGATTCCAGAGTCTTGGTGTCGCATTCTACAGAGGGGCagattgttgtgtgcttgtttatGATGTCAATGTTAACAAGTCATTTGATACGCTCAACACATGGCATGATGAGTTCCTCAATCAG GCTAGCCCCTCAGATCCCAAAACATTCCCATTCATCCTACTTGGGAACAAGATTGACGTAGATGGTGGCAAAAGCAGGGTG GTTTCTGAGAAAAAAGCAATGGAGTGGTGTTCTTCAAAAGGGAATATTCCTTATTATGAAACTTCTGCAAAAGAAGACTACAACGTCGATGAAGCATTTTTGTCTGTTGCAAAGCTTGCTCTAGAGCATGAGCGTGACCAGGACAT CTACTTCCAAACAGTCGCAGATCCTGTCCCCGAGACTGAACAGAGAGGCGGGTGTGCATGCTAG